From the Fibrobacter sp. UWH6 genome, the window CACCAGAGCCATATAGGCTTCAATTCCCTTTATGGGGCGAATTTTATTTTGCGGAGCCTGACTCAGGTTTACTATTCCCGCCAGCGGAACCCTGCTATTCTTATAACAGGGAGTCTTACCACTCCAAGGCGTTCCGTAGACCCAAACGCCATCCTCTTCAAGACGGACCACAGGATTGTCGTCATTCAAAAGATCAGCGTTACTGAATCGACGCAACCACATTCTCGCGTGAGTGCTCTTTCCTGTTCCGCTTTTTCCAAGGAACATGTAGCCTCGATTTTCACGAGCAATTACTGCCGAATGGAACAGCACCGTATTCTTGCAGGACGTGGCCAACGCATACAGCACCATCAGGGAATTGTTCAAGGCGAACTTTTGAAAATGAGCGGGCAAAGTTCCATTCACATAAAGCGAACCGCTCTGAAATTCGTCATGACAAACGAGTACTCCAGTAGATTTTCCACCCAACAGAAATTCAAATGTCGGCAAACTTTCAGCATTTTTTCCGCAGATGATTTCTTGCCCTTCATCGACCTGACGCGTCTCTTCGACAAAATCAACCCGTACATTTTCTGTAAAAATTTCCAGCGAGAATGCTAATGGCAAACCGTCTACAGATTCCAATTTAAAGGGAGCATAGTTATCCATCGACGCGAAGAACAAAGGCGAAGCATCGTCGTTCAACTTCACCTCGAAAACATGGCCAGCCACTTTAAAAAAGGAATTCATTTTCATCACTTCATAAAGTTAGCAAACCTCTTAAGCGGCACCCATAACGCACCGCTTTATTTTCTAAATTTAGGGTATGAAAAACGCCAGCGAACTTCTTGAATTTGATGCGGGTCACTTGTGGCATCCTTATGCAGCATTACGCAACACGCCGGCCAGATTTTTGGCACGTTCCGCACAGGGAACCACCATCGAAACCGCTGACGGCTTAAAACTGATTGACGCCGTTTCTAGCTGGTGGTGTGTAGCCCACGGTCACAACTGCCCCGAAATTGTTGAAGCCATTCGCAAGCAAAGCGAAAAGATGTGCCATGTGATGTTTGGCGGTTTCACCCACGAGCCCGCCATCGAACTGGGCGAACGTCTGGTGAAGTTTTTGCCCAAGGGCCTGAACAAGATTTTCTACGCCGACTCCGGAAGCATTTCTGTGGAGTGCGCCGCCAAAATGGCGGTACAGTACCAGTTTGCAAAAGGCCACCCGGAAAAGTGCAAGCTGGTCGCTTTAAAGGGCGGCTACCACGGCGACACTGCAGGTGCAATGGCCTTAAGCGACCCCGATGGAATGCACACCCTGTTCCGCGGCATCATGCCCCACCACTACTTTGCGGAACGCCCTAACTGCCGCGCCGACGAACCATGGGACGACCGCGACTTCGCCTCTATGGAGCAGGTGGTTGCGGAACACGAAGGTGAAATTGCAGCCATTATCTGCGAACCTGTTTTCCAGGGCGGAAACGGCATGTGGCTTTATAACGCAGGCTACCTGAAGAGACTGCGCAAGCTTTGCGACGAAAAAGGCATTCTGCTGATTTTTGATGAAATCGCCGCAGGCTTTTACCGTACCGGCCCCCGCTGGGGCATGGAACACGCCTGGGGTACCCCGGGTGCCGCGGGCAAAGATTGCGCCGCAGACGTGCTGCCGGACATCATGACTATCGGCAAGGCTCTTACGGGCGGTCACATGACCATGGCCGCATGTGTCGCTTCTGAAATGGTGGCCGACGTCATTACCAACAGCAAGATTTCCGCATTCATGCACGGCCCCACCTATATGGCAAACCCGCTGGCCTGCGCCGCAGCAATTGCCTCCCTGGACTTGTTTGAAAATCGTGATTACGCATCCCGCGTAGCCGCCATCGAAAAGCGACTCCGCGCCAACTTGGAACCGCTTCGCAACCTGGAAAACGCCGCAGACGTCCGCGTTCTCGGAGCCATCGGTTGTTTGGAACTGAAGGCTATTCCCACCAGCGACGACATCCTCCGCGTCATCAAGGAAACTGGGGTGTGGCTCCGTCCCTTCTGCAATTACGTTTACACCATGCCGCCCCTCATTACCAGCGATTCCGAAGTGGACCGCATATGCGAAGCCATCAAGATGATCGGTCAGTGCGAACCTGGCCCCGTCAGCGACGACGAATTCCACGAGTAAAGATTTATGGATTACTACAGCTTGAAAATGCGTGCTTCCCAGGATGTGGAAGAAACTGGTGCAGACGGCAGCCGCAATATTCGCGAGCAACATATTTCCGGTGCAGAACGCATCGTATCTCGAGATGCTGTAGAATACGTTTGCCAGGCTATGGTACGCCGCGCCATGACTCATTCTAAAGGTGATCCAGACAAGATTAACATCAAGATCGAAAAGGTTGCCGAAGAAGACATCCAGATTTTGGATGCGCTGCCCGTTACCCGCATCGATGTGAATACTTGGCAGGAGGGTCTTGATAAGGCTTTTGAACTTGTGGGAGAAGCCGCTGCTGGCGTCCGCGAAAAGCTGCCGGAACTGCTTCGCGCTACCTACTCCATGCGCGGCGCCATGCTGTACGACATCCGCACCGGTGAACGTCTGGAACCCAACAAGGAACGTGGGGTTCGCGCCACCTACATGGATGCACTGCAGACTAACGCTGTTGACGACCGGGAGCCCTGCGGAACCGCTTCCACCAATAAGAATCATTTTAACGAAGCCATTGTTCTCGCCACAAAGGTGGCAAACGCCCCCGGCATGGTTGCAGAACTTTGCATCAGCGACGACCCGGAATATGTTACCGGTTATGTAGCCAGCAAGGAACTGGGCTATGTACGAATCATGAAGCTAAAGGAAATGGGCAGCCCCGATGGCGGCCGCATTTTCCTTTTCGACTCCAGCAAGGCCTCCGCCGAAGAATGCATTGACTTCTTACAAAAGAAAAAAGTGCTGGTGCGCTGCCCTTAACTTGCTTCCAAAAATCCGCGACGATCTCGTTTCTCAATGTTCACCCTTAAGCCACACGCAGGAATTCCCCGCTCCTTGACTTTGATGCTAGCCATTATGGCGGGCATTTCTGTGGCCAACATTTATTATTGCCAGCCCCTGCTGAACATGATCCGCATGGACATGGGTCTTTCGGAATTCCATGTAAATCTCATGCCGGTGCTAACACAGGTAGGTTATGCGTTAGGCCTGCTTTTCATTGTGCCGCTGGGCGATATGATTGACCGCCGCCACATTGTACTGGTGAATTTTTCCCTGCTGATTTTCGCCCTCATTACCATTTACTTTTCCAAGAACGAAGGAATGCTTCTGGCAGGCTCCTTTGTTACAGGCATCTGCTCCGTGACGCCGCAGATTTTTATTCCCATGGTTTCGCTGTTTTCGAAATCCGACGAAAAGGAACTGAAAACTGGAATGGTGTTGAGCGGACTCCTCACAGGAATTCTTGCCTCCCGCGTGTTCAGCGGTCTTATTGGGGAATGGTTCGGATGGCGCAGCATGTTCCTGATTGCAGCCGCCATGATGCTAATATCTACCGCCATCGTATTCAAGGCATTGCCCAACGTACCCACCACCTATCGCGGCACATTTTTCACCATGCTGAAATCCATCGGGGAACTTTTCCTCCGATTCCCTCAGGCAAGAATTTTCAGCATCCGCTCCGGATTCGCTTTCGGGTCTTTTCTTGCGCTATGGGCATGTCTCGCTTTCCGAATGAAGCAAGCGCCGTTCTTCCAGGACAGCAAAGCTGTTGGACTTCTGGGACTTTGCGGTATCGCCGGTGCATTAACAGCCTCTCGCATCGGCAAGTACATCAAGCGTTATGGTGTAGAAAAATTCTGCAACGCCGGAAGCCTTTTGATGGCAGCCGCATGGGCAACCTTCTACTTCGGAAATTCCAGTTACGCCGCCATCGTCGTAGGCATTATCCTCATCGATATCGGCATGCAGTTTATCCAGCTGGGCAACCAAAGTTCCGTGATGAAACTTTGCCCCGAAGCCACCAGCCGCATGAACACCATCTTCATGACCATCTATTTCATTGGCGGTTCCCTCGGAACATTCCTGGCAGGAACCTTCTGGACACTCTGGGGCTGGAACGGAACAGTGCTGGCAGGCCTATTGCTTACCGCACTGTCTTTTGGGACGACGTTGATTAGTTACTGCAGAAAATAATTCGTGCCTATTTATTGTGAATCATTTTCATTCGCAAAACTTGATGATTCACTTTTGCCTGCAGGAAATAGATTCCATTAGGAAGTCCACTCATATGAGGTTTGGCATTTAGAACTTCACCAGCATATTCTGCATTGAAAGACGCTACGCGGTGCCCTTGCAGATCAAATACTTGAACTTGAGCCATTCCTGCATTTTGTAGGTGCAGGGAGTTTGCAATCACCTGCGGGTCTTCCAAATCATCAGAAGAATCGTCGGATTTTTCACCGGCAGAATCGTCACCGGGATTTTCGGAAGAATCTTCAAAGGGATCCTCATCCACGATGGATTCGTCAGTTGCAAGCACAATGCCCTTCATGTCAAATTCAAGCTGGTCAATATTGGGGCCGCCCTGTTCTGAAACAGATTGCAACTTCAGAACATTCACGCCCTTATTCAGTGAAATCTTGATTGCCACGGAATCCCAGGTTGTCCAATCTGCGGTAGGCGGGAATGTGGCGACACCATAGCTTTCATCATTGACGAACAGTTCCATCTTGCGGGTATCCGTCTTGCCGTGGGCATAGCGGAGAACCAGAGTGACACCTTCCTGGGCAGAGGGAGAATACAAATTCCAGATGCCATAGCTGGTAACAATGTTGTCGAAATTGAAGTAGCAGTCACCAACAAAGCCACCGTTAGTTGTTTCGCAAACGCCAACGCCATCAGTGGGGACACCTGCCTCTATGCTGGACAAAACGCTCACTGCGGAATTTTCAATCTTTGCTTCTGCAAGAACCGTAATGCTTGCTGTGCGTGTGGCGGGTTCCACTTCATCGGAACCACCCTTGGTAACAATGTTGATTTCGTAAACACCTGCTTTTGTAGGAGTACCGCCAATGACATAACGGGAGTTTGTGGCATCCAGCTTTGCAGTCACACCATCAGGCAACCCCGTGATGGTAAGACCATCGCAGTTGCTGTAACCGAAGGCGTATTCCGTAATGGCGTCGCCCAGCATAATGGTCTGGAAACTAGAGCCTGCACCCTGTTTCTGGATGGCAGGAATTCTAGGACCAGCTTCGCCACCCACCAGCATAATGTCCGGAGTAGGAGCCTTGTCGGCACCAGCACCCAGCCAGAAACCGAGATGAGGCGGCTGGTTGTAGGCGGTATTCTGCCAGCTCATTCCCAAGCGATAGATCGGGTCATGGGCAAGAGTATAAAGGCGATGTGTGGTAGGAATTGTCGTGGTATAAACGTAGAGCTTGGAAGCGCCATCGTGAAGGATGACTTCTTCACGCCAGTCACCGAAAAGGTCTCCGCTGAAGTTGGGAGTTGCCTTAGTGGAATTGCAGCTATTGCCTTCCAAAGTCATCAAGTCACCAAACTTCTTGCTGGAATAATTCCACTTACTAATCTTGTTTCCATCCAAAAGTTCATCCTGAAGGTCGCCATCCCAATAGATGCGGAAATTGACGGAGTAGCGACTTCCCAGAACTTTACCTTTTGCGGAATATACGTTGCCATCGGCAGTACTCCACATTTCATAACCGCGGCTAGTGCTGTCTACGTCGGCGGCGAGGCCACGGCCATTATCAGCATCGCTGTTGGAACTCCACAGGATTGCTCCGGTGCGGGCATCGTGCAGGTCGTATCCGTAGGGCTTTTCTTCGTGAACTTCCCATACTTCAAGGCCTTCGTGATCCGGATCCAAGTCGCCCAAGTGCATGGCGTCGCCATGACCCTTGCCGGTACGGTACATGAACTTTCCGTTATGATCGATGGCGCAAGCACCTTCGATGATTTCATCAAAGCCATCACCATCCACATCACCTGCAGAAAGATTGTGATTGCCCATGCCGTAACATTCGCCGCCCTTGGTAGCGGCATTGTAATACCAACGCTGGCTCAAAGTTTTTCCGTCCCAGTCGTAAGCGGCAATTGCCATACGGGTGTAGTAACCACGCTGGAAAACCATGCTGGGTTTCTGTCCATCCAAATAGGCGTTAGTTGCCAGGAAACGGTCTACGCGGTTGCCGTAGGAATCGCCCCAGCTGGAAACTGTTCCGCGAGCGGGATTGTAATTGACCGTAGCCAATTCCACACCGGTCTCGCCATTGAACAAAGTCAAATATTCATTACCGCCCAGAATGTAGCCGTTGGAATTGCGGTAATCCTTGGTGTGGTTTGTTTCGCTGGCGGCAGCGCCCTTGCTAATGTACTTGCCGGAACCATCCTTTGTGCCAGGGGCTGTTTTCATGGCCACTTCAGCCTTGCCATCGCTATCGTAGTCGCCCACCAGAATCTGGGTATAGTGAGCACCTGCGCGAATATTTACGCCTAGGTCAATGCGCCAAAGTTTTTTGCCATTGAACTTATAGCAATCCACAAACACGTTGCCGGTCTTTCCCTTCTGGGAATTGTCCTTGGAATTGCTAGGATCCCACTTCAAAATCAGTTCATATTCGCCATCGCCATCTACATCACCTACGGCGATATCGTTAGGGCTGTAAGTATAATCGGAACCACCCGCGGGGCGATCCAGATTAACAACCAGCTGCTGGGAACCCCACACAGAGACAGTCTTGTCTGCAGATTTTTCAACGCCGTTCACAACCGGGCGTACATAATACTTACTAGCGCTTGTACCTTGAGCATCCGTATAATTGCTGGCGGCTTTTCCATCGAAGCTTGCGATTTTTGCGCCATCACGATAGAGGTTAAAACCAGTGGTATTGCCGTCGGTACCCAAAACGCGCCAACTGAGGTAAACTCCCCCGCTAGTCTTCACAGCCACCAGGCCGCGATCCAGATTTTCCATTTGACGAGTTGCGTTTGCAACACCAAAACCCATTACAAGCGTAAGGCCTGCACACACCATAAACCTTTTCATAAACATCCCTTGGGAACCCAAACACCATTTTCCGGGATTTCCCAAACCTAAAGATACTCGGTATTACCGCACATGTACACCTCAACAAAATTTTTCTGTTGTCCAGCGACAACGCGTAGTCTATAGACAACTCTTTGATTTTATTAGGGATACGATTTTGCAGTGACCGAAAATATTTTTGAAGAAAATTCCAAATGAAATGGATTTTTGGGAGTGCAAAATGTTTGGATTGGGTAAATTCGTGATTGTGGCAGGAACCGCTTCCGCCATTGCAGCAACACCTACTATCAAGGTAGATTTTGACCAGAGTGGTCGAAATAGTTCCGAAGTCACTGAGGGCAATTACATCCCCTGGGTAGTTACCGGGGCGATCTCCAAAGACACGACTTTAAGTGGAGTCAAGATTACCATAAACAAGGGCAGTGCGGGAACTGCTCTAAAAACAAACTGGTACAAGGCTTCTATCCAATCGCCCTATTACGCAAAGTTGGTTGGAGATGGCGTCACCGTAGATGGCGGAAATTCCGGTGGAGAAATCAGCCTTACTTTCTCTGGACTTTCTGCAGGAACTCACAGCCTTCTCGCCTACTTGAACAATGTGGACGCGCCCGAAGCCTTTAACTACAGCAATATTGATGTCTACGTCAACGGGACAAAAAAGATAACCGTCAAGCCATCCAATCGAGCCCTCACCACAGAGAACGCTGCAACAGCCTACGTTTCCTTTGAGGTAACTTTTGCAGGCAGCGCCACCATCAAGTTCGTTCCCAGCACATCCAGCGCAACATTTCGCAACGTGACTCTTAACGGATTCGCCTTGAATGTTCCCAATTCCGCAGCACAATCTTCCGGCCCGATTCCTGCTGATTTAAACGATCATGCCGCCCACAATAATGGGGACTTGACCTTGTCCTGGACGGCAGCAGTTTCCGCAAAGAAACATCAGGTTTATTTCGGTACCGATTCTGCCGCAGTACTTGCTGCAACTTCAAAGAGCGCAGAATACAAAGGCGAACAAACCGAAACAACATTCAAGGTCACTGGAACGAATCCTCTAAACTCCTATTTCTGGCGCGTTGACGAAGTGGATGCCAACGGCACCATCACCAAGGGCGATGTCTGGAAATTCCGCATCGGGCGTTTGGCTTTTGAAGGTGCTGAAGGTTATGGGCGCAATGCAGTGGGCGGCCGCGGCGGAAAAATCGTCTATGTTACCAACCTGAATGATTCCGGCGTAGGCTCCTTTCGCGAAGCTGTTACCAATGACATCGGCCCCCGCACCATCGTGTTCAAGGTGGCAGGCGTTATCAATTTGAAATCCCGTTTGGTACTAAGCAGTAACTATGTGACTGTAGCAGGCCAGACGGCACCCGGCAAGGGCATTACTATTACAGGCGCTCCCTTCGGTATTACCGGTAACGATTGCGTTGTCCGCTTTATGCGAGTGCGTCGCGGATATGCCGCTACCGCCGAAGAACAGAACCGCGGTCTTGACGGCATGGGAATCACTGGCGCAAACCATAGCATTATTGACCATTCTTCTATCAGCTGGACTACCGACGAAGCGTTCAGCAGCCGTGGGGCAAAGAACATCACACTGCAGCGCACCCTCATTTCAGAAGCGCTGAATATTGCAGGCCACCCCAATTATCCTGCAGGAACGGCCCACGGGTATGCCGCAACCATCGGGGGCGACGTCGGCAGTTTCCACCACAACCTGTTGGCTCATAATGATGGACGCAACTGGAGTATGGGCGGCGGGCTGGACGCCAACGGCAATTACGCAGGCAAGCTGGACATTTTCAACAATGTGGTTTACAACTGGATTGACCGCGTTACCGATGGCGGCGCACATAACGTGAACTTCGTAGGCAATTACTATAAGGAAGGGGCGGCCACCACATTGCACGGCTACACATTGCGTGCCCAGCTGGAAGGTACCGGCGGCGGAACCCAGGAATACTACTACCATAACAATGTGCTGCAGGCGGCTAACGGTTCCTTTACCTGCGACGGTTCCAATGATAACTGCGGACGCGAATATCAGAAGTACGATAAGCAGGTACTGAACTGGACTGTATTCGTAAATAAGCCCTACTTTGAATCTTACGCCACCATCCATAGCGCAAAAGCAGCCTACAAGGACGTGCTTAGCGACGTAGGCTTAAACCGCACCGTCATCGACGATCACGACTCTCGCATCATTAATGAAGTCAAGACCGGCACCTACAAGTACACCGGTTCCATAGGAAAGAAGCCCGGTATCCCTGATCGCGAAAGCGATGTTGGTGGATTGGAAAATTATCCTAGCGTAAGCATGGCCGATGATTTTGACTCCGATGCAGACGGCCTTCCGGACTGGTGGGAAAATATGTACGGTCTGAATGCAACTTCGGCAAAGGGAGACTTCAGTGACGCCAACAAGGATCGTCTCGGTGATGGCTGGACGGAACTGGAACGCTACCTGGAATGGCTTGCCCGCGCAAACTTCACCTTCGAAAAAGGCGAAACCCAGACCATCGATCTTTCGCAGTACACCAAGGGCTATGACAGCGGCACTTATACCTTGAGCAATATTCCAAGCGGTGTCACAGCAACTGTAAGCGGATCCAAGATGACCGTGAAACTGTCCGACACTTTTGCAGGCGTTGGCTACATTACCTTTACCCTGAAGGACAATGCCGGCGACACCTATTCCCGCAAGATCGGCGTTACCCAGAAATTGGCTGCAGTATCCGCACAGGATCCGGAACCCGGTGTAATTACCGAAACAGAAGAACCCGATGACGATGACGATATCACATCCGTTGCCGCATTGAAACAAAAAGCATTCAATGTCGCCGTCCAGAACAACATTATCCATCTTTACGGATTGCCCCGCAATGTTTCTATCAGTGTGACGGATTTGAGCGGAAAGCACCTAATGACTTCCAAGTCCATCGTTTCTGTAAACGGCTCCGCCATTGTAAACCTGAATGACTATAGCAGAGGCTCCTACCTAGTGAATATCCGCGGCCTTTCCAATAATGGTTCTCGGGTCAATAGAAGCATGCAAGTGCAGGTGAGATAGACAAGTGTAGCGATGTACATTGTAAAACCCGAGACGCAATAACAGCAAACATCCTGTCCCAAAATACTTGACTTTTGTCCCATGATTATTTATATTGGTCAACAAGGTAGGTCAAGTCCATGAAAAAGAAGAATGTCATCAATCTGATTCGATATTATGCCGAAAAAAACGACCCCGCATTCCGCGAGGAGGCATACGAAATTGCCCGGGATTTTGACGCAAACGGCGATTTCCAGCTTTCGGAATACATCATGGCTCTCATGTCCAGCGCAAACGCCTTTGTGCCGCAAATGCACGAAAATCAGATGACATTTTTCCGCAAAATGACATCCTCGCGCGATTCGCTGCCGCTCCCCACGCCAATAGAAAAAGACATCCTTGGAATCATCAACGCTATCCAGCGAAACATGGGAATCAACAAGTTCCTATTCCAAGGCGCACCTGGAACAGGCAAGACCGAATCCGTACGGCAAATTGCCCGTATTTTGGAACGCGACCTGTTCTGCGTAGATTTCGACACCATCATCGACAGCAAACTCGGGCAAACGCAAAAAAACATCGCAGCATTATTTGATGAACTGAATCGCTTTGCGCACCCCGAAAAAATCCTTGTTTTGTTCGACGAAATTGACGCCATTGCCCTTGACAGAACCAGTTCCCATGACCTCCGCGAAATGGGTCGCGCCACGTCGGCAATCCTCAAGGGTTTTGACAACCTCAACGAAAAGATTACCATTATCGCCACGACGAACCTTTTTAAGCATTTTGACAAGGCGCTTTCCCGCCGTTTCGATTCCATTGTTGATTTCAATAGATACACTCAGGATGATTTGCAAGAAATTGCAGAATCTATTCTGAACAATTTCCTCGATGATTTCAAAATTGTTAGACGGAACCCTCGTCTCTTCCAAAAAATCATTAACCTGAACAAAAAACTGCCCTGCCCCGCTGATTTAAGAAAAATCATCAAAGCCGACATAACATTCAGCGACACAAACATCGAATGTGACTATCTCAAAAACATTTACAAATCATTCGTCGGCAAAGTTCCAGACAACTTGCAACTATTGCAAACGCAGGGTTTTACCGTTCGCGAAATAGAAATACTCTCCGGCATATCTAAAAGCCATGTATCGCGAATCCTGAATGGCGAGGGGCAAATAAAAACCGCACCTAAGGAACATCAGAAATGCCGTTCTTTGGGTGCAACCAATTTGCTATTTCATAAACCTAAAAAGAAAATCAACCTTGCAGAAGTGTACCGCAAGGCTGAAGAAGATATCGTGTGGAAATAAATAGTTGCCCTAAACGATCTTAAACCATTCCTGCTTATCTTCTTTCTTGATATCGATAATCTTCTTTTCTTTAAGTTTTGCAAGGAACTTGCCCTGACTGTTTAGAGTCTTGCCCTTGTACGAGAAGTCTTTGGCAATGCTATGGAGTTTGGTTCCAAAGAGGCTCGAGAAAATCCATTGGTCTTTTTCAAATGATTCCAGGACATTGACCATCTTCTGTCCGTCCGTTTTTGAGAAGCCCTGGCTGCAAATGAATTGAAGAAGCTTGTCTTCGTTCTTGGGCTGTTTTTCGCCAAAATAATCTTCTATGGAAAGAATCTTGTCCGAACAACTTGTAAACACGGACTTTTCGGCATCTTCCTTACGGGTCACGAGCCAAACCTTTTTACCGTACTTGTGCAATTTGTCCATGACAACGGTAAAGTCGGTGTCTGATGTTATGAACACATAATGACTCACATCTGGAGATTTTTGATATAGGCTTTCAAAAGCCTCCAGCGAAAGAATCAAGTCGGCGCGATTCTTCTTGTTGGCAACATGAACAGCCTCTCGAATTTCAAAATTCAAATCACCGAGTTGATTACGGAATTTTGCAATAGCATTTGTATTTCCACAAGCCATTTTTATGGCAAAGATCGGCGAAACACCATCCTGCTCAAAGTCGTCTGCCGAATTTGCCTCCAGCATGATGGATTCCATCAGCTTGCTCAGATTGAGCTTGGAATCAATATTCTCGAGATCAAAATATACTGCGATAGGATAAACAGATTTCATGGGAAGGTCCTTTTTATACCGTATCACCATCAGTTAAATAGCGAATCATTCCATCCAAAACAGCAAAATTATCTATATCTAGGATTTTTAGCAAATCTTGTCCAAATTCACAATATTCTTCATA encodes:
- the bioA gene encoding adenosylmethionine--8-amino-7-oxononanoate transaminase is translated as MKNASELLEFDAGHLWHPYAALRNTPARFLARSAQGTTIETADGLKLIDAVSSWWCVAHGHNCPEIVEAIRKQSEKMCHVMFGGFTHEPAIELGERLVKFLPKGLNKIFYADSGSISVECAAKMAVQYQFAKGHPEKCKLVALKGGYHGDTAGAMALSDPDGMHTLFRGIMPHHYFAERPNCRADEPWDDRDFASMEQVVAEHEGEIAAIICEPVFQGGNGMWLYNAGYLKRLRKLCDEKGILLIFDEIAAGFYRTGPRWGMEHAWGTPGAAGKDCAADVLPDIMTIGKALTGGHMTMAACVASEMVADVITNSKISAFMHGPTYMANPLACAAAIASLDLFENRDYASRVAAIEKRLRANLEPLRNLENAADVRVLGAIGCLELKAIPTSDDILRVIKETGVWLRPFCNYVYTMPPLITSDSEVDRICEAIKMIGQCEPGPVSDDEFHE
- a CDS encoding AAA family ATPase; the encoded protein is MKKKNVINLIRYYAEKNDPAFREEAYEIARDFDANGDFQLSEYIMALMSSANAFVPQMHENQMTFFRKMTSSRDSLPLPTPIEKDILGIINAIQRNMGINKFLFQGAPGTGKTESVRQIARILERDLFCVDFDTIIDSKLGQTQKNIAALFDELNRFAHPEKILVLFDEIDAIALDRTSSHDLREMGRATSAILKGFDNLNEKITIIATTNLFKHFDKALSRRFDSIVDFNRYTQDDLQEIAESILNNFLDDFKIVRRNPRLFQKIINLNKKLPCPADLRKIIKADITFSDTNIECDYLKNIYKSFVGKVPDNLQLLQTQGFTVREIEILSGISKSHVSRILNGEGQIKTAPKEHQKCRSLGATNLLFHKPKKKINLAEVYRKAEEDIVWK
- a CDS encoding T9SS type A sorting domain-containing protein, which gives rise to MFGLGKFVIVAGTASAIAATPTIKVDFDQSGRNSSEVTEGNYIPWVVTGAISKDTTLSGVKITINKGSAGTALKTNWYKASIQSPYYAKLVGDGVTVDGGNSGGEISLTFSGLSAGTHSLLAYLNNVDAPEAFNYSNIDVYVNGTKKITVKPSNRALTTENAATAYVSFEVTFAGSATIKFVPSTSSATFRNVTLNGFALNVPNSAAQSSGPIPADLNDHAAHNNGDLTLSWTAAVSAKKHQVYFGTDSAAVLAATSKSAEYKGEQTETTFKVTGTNPLNSYFWRVDEVDANGTITKGDVWKFRIGRLAFEGAEGYGRNAVGGRGGKIVYVTNLNDSGVGSFREAVTNDIGPRTIVFKVAGVINLKSRLVLSSNYVTVAGQTAPGKGITITGAPFGITGNDCVVRFMRVRRGYAATAEEQNRGLDGMGITGANHSIIDHSSISWTTDEAFSSRGAKNITLQRTLISEALNIAGHPNYPAGTAHGYAATIGGDVGSFHHNLLAHNDGRNWSMGGGLDANGNYAGKLDIFNNVVYNWIDRVTDGGAHNVNFVGNYYKEGAATTLHGYTLRAQLEGTGGGTQEYYYHNNVLQAANGSFTCDGSNDNCGREYQKYDKQVLNWTVFVNKPYFESYATIHSAKAAYKDVLSDVGLNRTVIDDHDSRIINEVKTGTYKYTGSIGKKPGIPDRESDVGGLENYPSVSMADDFDSDADGLPDWWENMYGLNATSAKGDFSDANKDRLGDGWTELERYLEWLARANFTFEKGETQTIDLSQYTKGYDSGTYTLSNIPSGVTATVSGSKMTVKLSDTFAGVGYITFTLKDNAGDTYSRKIGVTQKLAAVSAQDPEPGVITETEEPDDDDDITSVAALKQKAFNVAVQNNIIHLYGLPRNVSISVTDLSGKHLMTSKSIVSVNGSAIVNLNDYSRGSYLVNIRGLSNNGSRVNRSMQVQVR
- a CDS encoding MFS transporter, encoding MFTLKPHAGIPRSLTLMLAIMAGISVANIYYCQPLLNMIRMDMGLSEFHVNLMPVLTQVGYALGLLFIVPLGDMIDRRHIVLVNFSLLIFALITIYFSKNEGMLLAGSFVTGICSVTPQIFIPMVSLFSKSDEKELKTGMVLSGLLTGILASRVFSGLIGEWFGWRSMFLIAAAMMLISTAIVFKALPNVPTTYRGTFFTMLKSIGELFLRFPQARIFSIRSGFAFGSFLALWACLAFRMKQAPFFQDSKAVGLLGLCGIAGALTASRIGKYIKRYGVEKFCNAGSLLMAAAWATFYFGNSSYAAIVVGIILIDIGMQFIQLGNQSSVMKLCPEATSRMNTIFMTIYFIGGSLGTFLAGTFWTLWGWNGTVLAGLLLTALSFGTTLISYCRK
- a CDS encoding carbohydrate-binding protein — translated: MKRFMVCAGLTLVMGFGVANATRQMENLDRGLVAVKTSGGVYLSWRVLGTDGNTTGFNLYRDGAKIASFDGKAASNYTDAQGTSASKYYVRPVVNGVEKSADKTVSVWGSQQLVVNLDRPAGGSDYTYSPNDIAVGDVDGDGEYELILKWDPSNSKDNSQKGKTGNVFVDCYKFNGKKLWRIDLGVNIRAGAHYTQILVGDYDSDGKAEVAMKTAPGTKDGSGKYISKGAAASETNHTKDYRNSNGYILGGNEYLTLFNGETGVELATVNYNPARGTVSSWGDSYGNRVDRFLATNAYLDGQKPSMVFQRGYYTRMAIAAYDWDGKTLSQRWYYNAATKGGECYGMGNHNLSAGDVDGDGFDEIIEGACAIDHNGKFMYRTGKGHGDAMHLGDLDPDHEGLEVWEVHEEKPYGYDLHDARTGAILWSSNSDADNGRGLAADVDSTSRGYEMWSTADGNVYSAKGKVLGSRYSVNFRIYWDGDLQDELLDGNKISKWNYSSKKFGDLMTLEGNSCNSTKATPNFSGDLFGDWREEVILHDGASKLYVYTTTIPTTHRLYTLAHDPIYRLGMSWQNTAYNQPPHLGFWLGAGADKAPTPDIMLVGGEAGPRIPAIQKQGAGSSFQTIMLGDAITEYAFGYSNCDGLTITGLPDGVTAKLDATNSRYVIGGTPTKAGVYEINIVTKGGSDEVEPATRTASITVLAEAKIENSAVSVLSSIEAGVPTDGVGVCETTNGGFVGDCYFNFDNIVTSYGIWNLYSPSAQEGVTLVLRYAHGKTDTRKMELFVNDESYGVATFPPTADWTTWDSVAIKISLNKGVNVLKLQSVSEQGGPNIDQLEFDMKGIVLATDESIVDEDPFEDSSENPGDDSAGEKSDDSSDDLEDPQVIANSLHLQNAGMAQVQVFDLQGHRVASFNAEYAGEVLNAKPHMSGLPNGIYFLQAKVNHQVLRMKMIHNK
- a CDS encoding 6-carboxyhexanoate--CoA ligase, producing MDYYSLKMRASQDVEETGADGSRNIREQHISGAERIVSRDAVEYVCQAMVRRAMTHSKGDPDKINIKIEKVAEEDIQILDALPVTRIDVNTWQEGLDKAFELVGEAAAGVREKLPELLRATYSMRGAMLYDIRTGERLEPNKERGVRATYMDALQTNAVDDREPCGTASTNKNHFNEAIVLATKVANAPGMVAELCISDDPEYVTGYVASKELGYVRIMKLKEMGSPDGGRIFLFDSSKASAEECIDFLQKKKVLVRCP